Proteins found in one bacterium CG_4_10_14_0_2_um_filter_33_32 genomic segment:
- a CDS encoding 30S ribosomal protein S9 has product MQETKEKFIQKTGRRKTAIVRVRLLKPGKGHIIVNEQPVDHYFSDIYRAENHILKPLILVGLDKKFDLSIKVEGGGKNAQIDAIKLAIARTIISYDEKYKTTLKKEGFLTRDSRMKERKKYGLKRARKAPQFRKR; this is encoded by the coding sequence ATGCAAGAAACGAAAGAGAAATTTATACAAAAGACAGGAAGAAGAAAAACCGCCATTGTCAGAGTTAGATTGTTAAAACCAGGGAAAGGGCATATTATTGTTAACGAACAACCAGTAGACCATTATTTTAGTGATATATATAGGGCAGAAAATCATATTTTAAAGCCTTTAATTCTAGTAGGTTTAGATAAAAAGTTTGATCTTTCTATAAAAGTTGAAGGCGGAGGAAAGAACGCTCAAATTGATGCAATCAAACTAGCTATAGCAAGGACAATTATAAGTTATGACGAGAAATACAAAACAACTCTTAAAAAGGAAGGTTTTTTGACTAGAGATTCTCGAATGAAAGAGAGAAAGAAATACGGCTTAAAGAGAGCACGTAAGGCCCCTCAATTCCGTAAGAGATAA
- a CDS encoding 50S ribosomal protein L13 produces the protein MLKNNNQIKREWYIIDAKDHILGRLASKVANVLYGKTKVNFIPNQDMGDYVIVINAKDIKTTGNKTEQKIYYRHTGYPGGIKSEVLKDLLKRDATQVIQKAVKGMLPKNKISVSAIKRLKVYVDENYDKSYKGLKELKLDRS, from the coding sequence ATGTTAAAAAATAATAATCAAATTAAAAGAGAATGGTATATAATAGACGCGAAAGATCATATTTTGGGCAGATTAGCATCCAAAGTCGCTAATGTTTTATATGGTAAAACCAAAGTAAATTTCATTCCAAATCAGGACATGGGTGATTACGTTATTGTTATTAACGCTAAAGATATTAAAACTACCGGTAATAAAACCGAACAAAAGATATATTACAGACATACAGGCTATCCTGGCGGTATAAAAAGCGAAGTTCTTAAAGATTTATTAAAAAGAGACGCTACTCAGGTTATTCAAAAGGCAGTTAAAGGAATGCTGCCGAAAAATAAGATATCAGTATCCGCAATAAAGAGATTAAAGGTATATGTGGATGAAAATTATGATAAATCGTATAAAGGGTTGAAAGAATTAAAACTTGATAGGAGTTAA
- a CDS encoding 50S ribosomal protein L17 yields MRKIRKRIETDKHVIKNLVSSLIIYEKIKTTESKAKLIRPVAEKIITRSKNDTLANRRYIFSHLPQKEAAKKVIEELSKRYKDRPGGYTRIIKLGQRSGDAAKVSEISLVE; encoded by the coding sequence ATGAGGAAAATAAGAAAGAGAATAGAGACTGATAAACATGTAATCAAGAATTTGGTTTCTTCTTTGATAATATATGAGAAAATCAAAACGACCGAAAGTAAGGCTAAGCTCATTAGACCGGTAGCAGAAAAGATTATCACCAGATCAAAGAATGATACACTTGCTAACAGAAGGTATATATTTAGTCATCTTCCCCAAAAAGAAGCTGCAAAAAAGGTCATTGAAGAGCTTTCTAAGCGCTATAAAGACAGACCAGGCGGCTATACTAGGATTATAAAATTAGGTCAAAGAAGCGGAGATGCCGCAAAAGTATCAGAAATAAGTTTAGTAGAGTAA
- a CDS encoding DNA-directed RNA polymerase subunit alpha: MLQEINLPEIKIASKEKNKATFIVEPLYPGYGMTIGNALRRVLLSSLEGAAPVSIRIKGVSHEFSTIPNVKENVVEILLNVKQLRLKLHSNESKTITIDVKGEKEVKASDIKAPSEVEIINPNLHIATLDNNKAELSMEIEVDKGRGYETIDKREGVKAKIGTIALDSVYSPVKKVRYDVSTARLGKVINMDKLTIDIETDGTIGSDEAIKQASFILIDHFNILSAQKSIKSEKKEEKKVQPKKEVDSVEIEELDLPARAMNAFLANNIKTVGDALKIGVENLSKLKGLGKKAVEELNKKLKDLDTELK, from the coding sequence ATGCTACAAGAAATTAATTTGCCAGAAATAAAGATTGCCAGTAAAGAAAAAAATAAAGCAACTTTTATTGTTGAACCTTTATATCCTGGATATGGTATGACTATTGGTAATGCTCTAAGAAGAGTTTTATTATCTTCTTTGGAAGGTGCAGCTCCTGTATCTATAAGGATTAAAGGTGTTTCCCATGAATTTTCTACTATACCCAATGTAAAAGAGAATGTTGTAGAAATTCTACTTAATGTTAAACAATTAAGGCTTAAATTACACAGTAACGAATCTAAGACTATTACTATAGATGTGAAAGGTGAAAAAGAAGTTAAAGCTTCTGATATTAAGGCACCTTCAGAAGTAGAAATTATTAATCCAAATCTTCACATTGCCACTCTAGACAACAACAAAGCGGAATTATCTATGGAAATTGAAGTTGATAAAGGCAGGGGATACGAAACAATTGATAAAAGAGAGGGCGTAAAGGCTAAAATTGGAACAATTGCATTAGACTCAGTTTATAGTCCTGTAAAAAAAGTAAGATATGACGTAAGTACTGCCAGATTAGGAAAAGTTATTAATATGGATAAATTAACTATTGATATAGAAACAGATGGGACAATTGGGTCAGATGAAGCAATAAAACAAGCAAGTTTTATATTAATAGATCATTTTAATATTCTATCAGCCCAAAAATCAATTAAGAGTGAGAAAAAAGAAGAGAAGAAAGTTCAGCCAAAAAAAGAAGTAGATAGTGTTGAGATAGAAGAATTAGATTTGCCTGCCAGAGCAATGAATGCTTTTTTAGCAAATAATATTAAAACCGTTGGCGATGCTTTAAAGATTGGGGTAGAAAACCTTTCCAAGTTAAAAGGGTTAGGCAAAAAAGCGGTTGAAGAATTAAATAAAAAGCTTAAAGACTTAGACACAGAGTTAAAATAA
- a CDS encoding 30S ribosomal protein S4 encodes MSQISCTKCRREGEKLFIKGEKCSSPKCPLTRKSYGPGQHGSTFTRRRVSEYGEQLREKQKVKRIYNVREKQFRNYFKKAAKSGGIRGEMLLRLLEKRLNNVIFRLGFTDSRSAARQMVSHGHITVNDKKVNISSFQVKINDVIALSPKFKKNDNVKIISERLQLYKTPSWLKLDAKKIEGKVVSEPKREEMDANINESLIVEFYSR; translated from the coding sequence GTGAGTCAAATATCGTGTACAAAATGTAGAAGGGAAGGAGAAAAGCTTTTTATAAAAGGTGAGAAGTGTTCATCTCCGAAGTGTCCACTTACGCGTAAATCTTATGGTCCTGGTCAGCATGGTAGTACATTTACCAGAAGAAGAGTCTCAGAATATGGTGAACAGCTAAGAGAGAAGCAAAAAGTAAAAAGAATTTATAATGTTAGAGAAAAGCAATTCAGAAATTATTTTAAAAAGGCTGCAAAATCAGGAGGAATAAGAGGTGAAATGTTATTAAGATTGCTGGAAAAGAGATTGAATAACGTAATATTCAGATTAGGTTTTACAGATTCACGCAGTGCCGCAAGACAAATGGTATCTCATGGCCATATTACGGTTAATGATAAAAAAGTGAACATCTCGTCATTTCAAGTAAAAATTAACGATGTTATAGCTTTATCGCCGAAATTTAAGAAAAACGATAATGTAAAAATTATTAGCGAAAGGCTTCAATTATATAAAACCCCTAGCTGGTTAAAGTTAGATGCAAAAAAAATAGAAGGTAAGGTGGTTAGCGAGCCAAAAAGAGAAGAAATGGATGCTAATATTAATGAAAGCCTTATAGTTGAGTTCTATTCTAGATAA
- a CDS encoding 30S ribosomal protein S11 has product MAKKPTTIKKKKKIKKIVPKGKIYIQSTFNNTTITLTDEKGNVLSWSSAGTLGYKGTRKSTPYAAGLAAKKVAEEARNYQTGKIDVIVRGVGSGRESAIRALNSSGMEVLSIKDITPIPHNGPRPKKPRRV; this is encoded by the coding sequence ATGGCTAAGAAACCTACAACAATTAAAAAAAAGAAAAAAATCAAAAAGATAGTACCTAAGGGTAAGATTTATATACAATCTACCTTTAATAACACTACCATTACATTAACTGATGAGAAAGGGAATGTGCTAAGCTGGTCATCGGCCGGTACCTTAGGATATAAAGGTACTCGTAAAAGCACACCCTATGCTGCCGGTCTAGCTGCTAAGAAAGTAGCAGAGGAAGCAAGGAATTATCAGACAGGTAAAATAGATGTTATTGTTAGAGGTGTAGGGTCAGGAAGAGAATCTGCCATTAGAGCTTTAAATTCATCAGGCATGGAAGTGCTTTCCATAAAAGATATAACACCAATTCCGCACAATGGCCCGAGGCCAAAAAAGCCAAGAAGAGTTTAG
- a CDS encoding 30S ribosomal protein S13, with product MIRIAGVNLPENKRIEIGLTYIYGIGNSLSKKILATANIDVNVKAKDLKDSEANLLREIIEKNHQVEGDLRRNISENVKRLKEIGSYRGERHKKGLPSRGQRTKTNARTKRGRKVTVGSGKKPSAQKT from the coding sequence ATGATAAGGATTGCAGGAGTCAATCTGCCAGAAAATAAAAGAATAGAGATAGGATTAACTTATATTTACGGTATAGGTAACTCTTTGAGCAAGAAAATTTTAGCAACTGCTAATATTGATGTTAACGTAAAGGCAAAAGACTTAAAGGACAGTGAAGCTAATCTTTTAAGGGAAATTATTGAAAAAAATCATCAAGTTGAAGGTGATCTAAGGCGTAATATTTCTGAAAACGTCAAAAGATTAAAGGAAATTGGAAGTTATAGAGGAGAAAGACATAAAAAGGGTCTTCCTTCAAGAGGGCAACGCACAAAAACAAATGCTAGAACAAAGAGAGGTAGGAAGGTAACAGTTGGAAGCGGAAAAAAGCCGTCAGCTCAAAAAACATAA
- the rpmJ gene encoding 50S ribosomal protein L36 — MKVRASVKKICAKCKIIHRKGVLRVICETPKHKQRQG, encoded by the coding sequence ATGAAAGTAAGGGCATCGGTCAAGAAAATTTGCGCAAAATGTAAAATAATTCATAGAAAAGGTGTATTAAGGGTTATTTGTGAAACCCCAAAACATAAACAAAGACAAGGTTAA
- a CDS encoding translation initiation factor IF-1, translated as MKKNESPKNNKKEVIELKGKIIETLPNAMFRVELENGHEILAHISGRMRMHYIKILPGDEVTIEMTPYDLSKGRIIYRHKKI; from the coding sequence ATGAAAAAAAATGAAAGTCCAAAAAATAATAAAAAAGAAGTTATAGAATTAAAAGGTAAGATAATCGAAACATTGCCAAATGCGATGTTTAGAGTTGAATTAGAAAATGGTCATGAAATTCTAGCTCATATTTCTGGCAGAATGAGAATGCATTATATAAAAATATTGCCGGGAGATGAAGTTACTATAGAAATGACCCCATATGATTTGAGTAAAGGAAGAATTATCTATAGGCATAAAAAAATCTAG
- the map gene encoding type I methionyl aminopeptidase, translated as MINIKDQKQIKIMREGGEILKKVMDALKEEVKPGISTEYLDELASQLIKKYDANPSFLNYQGYPKSICTSINNEVVHGIPSSNRILKEGDILSLDIGIFYKGYHTDAALTLPVGNISEENRKLINIAKNSLLSGLKKVKEGNRIGDISYEIQKSVEEKGYSVVKSCTGHGIGRDLHEDPAIPNFGKADYGPYLKEGMTLAIEPMVNEGDFQVQTDDDGWTIRTCDGKNSAHFEFTVLVLRKGYENLTPIS; from the coding sequence ATGATAAATATAAAAGATCAAAAACAAATAAAAATCATGCGAGAAGGCGGGGAAATACTCAAAAAAGTTATGGATGCTTTGAAAGAAGAAGTTAAGCCAGGAATTTCTACTGAATATTTAGATGAATTAGCTAGTCAATTGATTAAAAAATATGACGCTAATCCTTCATTCCTGAATTATCAAGGTTATCCAAAATCTATTTGTACATCTATAAATAATGAAGTTGTTCATGGCATTCCTAGCAGTAATAGAATTCTTAAAGAAGGTGATATTTTAAGTCTTGATATTGGTATATTTTATAAAGGTTATCATACGGATGCCGCGTTGACATTACCGGTGGGTAATATTTCAGAAGAGAACAGAAAATTAATCAATATTGCCAAGAATAGTTTATTATCCGGCTTGAAAAAAGTAAAAGAAGGCAATAGAATTGGTGATATATCTTACGAGATTCAAAAATCAGTAGAGGAAAAAGGTTATTCGGTTGTAAAAAGTTGTACAGGACATGGTATAGGGAGGGATTTACATGAGGATCCGGCTATTCCTAATTTTGGGAAAGCGGATTACGGTCCTTATTTAAAAGAAGGAATGACATTAGCAATTGAACCAATGGTTAACGAAGGTGACTTTCAAGTACAAACAGATGATGATGGTTGGACTATTAGAACCTGTGATGGAAAGAATTCGGCTCACTTTGAGTTTACTGTTTTAGTATTAAGGAAAGGTTATGAAAACTTAACACCAATAAGCTAG